In Acinetobacter wanghuae, the sequence CGACAATCAACCACCGCATGATGACGTGAATGATGATGCTCCAGTGCTTAACGCTGAGCCAAAAACAACCGAGACAGTGCCAAAGAATTCAGCGACAGATAACAAGAAAAAACATCTACTGCTTGCACTGCTTCCGATTCTGCTTTTGCTCATTGCCTTTGGTTTATGGAAAAGCTATCAACCCAATGAGATTGAACTACAAGGTCGTGTAGAAGCTGAAACCGTACAATTAGCAACCAAACTTCCGAGTCGAATTGATGAGATATTGGTGCAGGAAGGTGATAACGTCCAAAAAGGTCAGCTATTAGTCCGTTTAAAAAGTCCTGAAGTTGAAGCGAAAAAACAACAAGCTTTAGCGACATTGCAATCTGCGCTTGCTTTACAATCCACAGCCGAGCGTGGTTCACAAGATGAAAATACAGCCAGTTTATATGCCAATTGGCAAGCCTTAAAAGCTCAAGAAAATTTAGCCAAAGTCTCTTATCAACGTGCTGCAAACTTATTTAAAGAGGGCGTGATTTCGAAACAACGTCGCGATGAACTGTATGCTGCATCGCAATCTGCAGCTCAAATGACGGAAGCGGCTTATCAACAATATCAACGGGCACAACGCGGCAGCACACCACAACAAAAAAGCTCGGCAGATGCCCAAGTTGAAATTGCACAAGCTGCAGTCAATGAAGCCAATGCTCTTGAAGCTGAAACTGTTTTAATGGCGCCCATTGATGGCACAGTATCTAAAACCTATGGCAATATCACGGAATTGGTTGCCACTGCCGTACCCGTCGTGAGTTTGATTTCAAGTGAGCGTTGGGTCAGTCTAAATATTCGTGAAGATCAATACAGCAGCTTAAAACAGGGATCATCTTTACAGGGTTTCATTCCTGCCTTAAATCAAACAGTTGCTTTTAAAGTGAAAAGCATTAGTGCAGAAGGTGAATTTGCCACCATTAAAACCACACGCCAAACCGGTGGCTATGATGTGCGTAGCTTTAAAGTACAGCTTGTGCCACAAACCGAATTACCCGATTTAAAAGTGGGCATGAGTGTGTTGTTTAAATTAAAAGAGTCCAAATAATGCGATGCGGATTCTGCGCAGGGATTAATCGTGAACTACGGTATCTGATGCGAGAACGATGGGATCTTTGCTTAGTCACCATTGTGCCTGCTTTTATTTTGATTTTATTTACATGCATGTTTGCACAAGGGAAACCTGAACATTTACCTATTGCGATTATTGACCAAGATCATAGCCGTTTAAGCCATTCAATTTATGCACATGCAGCCTTAAATCACACCCTGAAAATTCATAGTGTTTCGATCCAAAGCCATGAAGTTGAAAAGCTCTTAAATGAAAATAAGATTTGGGGCTATATTCATATTCCGAACGGTGCAGAACAGCGCTTGGTGAAAGCCCAAGATGCTGAGATTAGTATTGCGTTTAACCAAAGTTACTTCAGTATTGGTAACACCATTTCATCTGCGATGCTGCTAAGCTCATTACAAGCCATTGCAAAATTTAGTGGTAAGCAATATTTAGCTAATGCCCTGCCTGCTTTAGATGCACCGACACCCAATATTAAAATTTCTCCATTGTATAACCCACAACTCAATTACGAATTGTATTTAGAACCGTATATGATTCCTGCCATTTTGCATTTATTGCTGTGTTGTTGCGTTGCTTTTGCAGTCGGACAGGAATTAAAACGCCATACTTTGCAAGATTGGTTAAAAGACAAATCATTCATCGCAGCATTAGTCTCAAAAAATCTACTTTATGTCGCGATATTTTGCGCTTGGACGTGGGTATGGATGCTATGGTTGGTCGAATTTCGGGGATGGTTTATTGCCGGCTCATTATGGATGATCATGCTTGGGCAAATTCTATTTTATAGTGCCTATGCTTTTTTAAGTTCAGCCGTGGTGCTAGCAACCCGTGATTTAACCAAATCTTTTGGTTTGCTGGCAGTCTATGGCGGCTCATCATTAAGTTTTGCCGGTGTCACGTTACCGTTAAACAATGCACCAATCTTTACCCAATTTTGGGCGAATATTATTCCCTTTACACCTTATGCCAAACTACAAACAGAACAATGGGTCATTGGTAGTCCAATCAGTATTTCCTTGCAACCCTTGATGATTCTTGCGCTTTATGTTTTAGTTTATGGTGCAATCGCCTTGCTATTTTTAAAGAAAATACGTCAAGGAGCACATTAATGCAGTCTCTTTGGCAAGCCTACTGTCAGACCTTTAAAGATATAGTCGGGCACAGTAGTATTTTTACCACCTTGATTTTATCTGTCTTGTTTTATAGCTTTTTTTATCCCACAGCGTATCAAGCCCAACAGGCAGAAGCCCTACCCATTATTATTGTCGATGAAGAACAGAGTGCTCTCAGCAGTAAGATTATTCAGCACGTCAGCCAAAGCCCCAATGTCGATATTAAAGCAGTCACTGGTAATTTTGCTGAAGCCAAACAATGGGTAAAAACACAAAAAGCAGATGGCATTTTGTTGTTGCCCTCTAACTTATCTCAGTCTATTCGGCATGGGGAGCAAGGTGGTATTGGCTTGTACTTAAGTGCTGCCAACTTTTTAGTGACGAAACAAATTGGATTAGGTTTAGCCACATCGGTTGAAAATAGCTTGGCTGAATATGCTGAAAAGTTTAGCCATATTTCTACGTTTAGCCCTGCAATGTCGATTCATCAAATTCCTTTATTTAATCCACTTTCAGGTTATGGCAGCTATGTGTTTCCTGCGGTTGCGCCACTGATTATTCATCAAACGATTTTTCTAGGTTTAAGTATGTTGCTGGCTGTTTATCGGGAACGAAAAGTCACCTTAAATATTCAACGTCTGTTTGCAATCTGTTTAGCCATCTTCAGCATTGGCTGCTTAGGCTGTTTTTATTTATTTGGGTTTACCTTGTGGTTTTTTGATTATCCACGCGGTGGAA encodes:
- a CDS encoding ABC transporter permease, whose translation is MRCGFCAGINRELRYLMRERWDLCLVTIVPAFILILFTCMFAQGKPEHLPIAIIDQDHSRLSHSIYAHAALNHTLKIHSVSIQSHEVEKLLNENKIWGYIHIPNGAEQRLVKAQDAEISIAFNQSYFSIGNTISSAMLLSSLQAIAKFSGKQYLANALPALDAPTPNIKISPLYNPQLNYELYLEPYMIPAILHLLLCCCVAFAVGQELKRHTLQDWLKDKSFIAALVSKNLLYVAIFCAWTWVWMLWLVEFRGWFIAGSLWMIMLGQILFYSAYAFLSSAVVLATRDLTKSFGLLAVYGGSSLSFAGVTLPLNNAPIFTQFWANIIPFTPYAKLQTEQWVIGSPISISLQPLMILALYVLVYGAIALLFLKKIRQGAH
- a CDS encoding ABC transporter permease — translated: MQSLWQAYCQTFKDIVGHSSIFTTLILSVLFYSFFYPTAYQAQQAEALPIIIVDEEQSALSSKIIQHVSQSPNVDIKAVTGNFAEAKQWVKTQKADGILLLPSNLSQSIRHGEQGGIGLYLSAANFLVTKQIGLGLATSVENSLAEYAEKFSHISTFSPAMSIHQIPLFNPLSGYGSYVFPAVAPLIIHQTIFLGLSMLLAVYRERKVTLNIQRLFAICLAIFSIGCLGCFYLFGFTLWFFDYPRGGNFTGMLLAVPISVFCIIGISCLFASFLDLPERAGHVIVFSSIPLFMLTGVAWPHAAMPLWMQFFANLLPSTHIVQLFIQLNQMGVPTQLVLAKLAYLFIFGVICFYFAYRRLIKTSSESSL
- a CDS encoding HlyD family secretion protein, with product MTDNQPPHDDVNDDAPVLNAEPKTTETVPKNSATDNKKKHLLLALLPILLLLIAFGLWKSYQPNEIELQGRVEAETVQLATKLPSRIDEILVQEGDNVQKGQLLVRLKSPEVEAKKQQALATLQSALALQSTAERGSQDENTASLYANWQALKAQENLAKVSYQRAANLFKEGVISKQRRDELYAASQSAAQMTEAAYQQYQRAQRGSTPQQKSSADAQVEIAQAAVNEANALEAETVLMAPIDGTVSKTYGNITELVATAVPVVSLISSERWVSLNIREDQYSSLKQGSSLQGFIPALNQTVAFKVKSISAEGEFATIKTTRQTGGYDVRSFKVQLVPQTELPDLKVGMSVLFKLKESK